The Verrucomicrobium spinosum DSM 4136 = JCM 18804 DNA segment TGGGGGCCGTTGCGCGACGGCTATGACGTGTGCGAGTGGCTGGCTCAGCAGCCTTGGTGCACGGGAAAGATCGGCACCTTCGGCAGCTCGCAGGGCGGCTATGCGCAGAACTACCTGGCCGTCTCCCAGCCCCCTCACCTGACCTGCCAGTACATGGTGGACACTGGGCTCAGCCTTTTTCATGAAGGCTACCGCATCGGCGGTGCCACCCGGCCGGAACGCTACGTGGCCATGGGCAAGGTGGCACGGAACTACGCCGATCACGATGCCCTGCTCGCGGAATGGGACTTGCACCCCAACTACGACACCTACTGGCAGGCGGAAGATGCCTCCCGGCATTTCCCCAGGATGAACGTGCCCTGCTTCACCATCGGGAGCTGGTATGATTTCATGAACCAGGGGAGCATCGCCAGCTACATTGGCCGTCAGAAACAAGGAGGCCCGGCTTCCCGGGGTGCACAACAGCTCCTGCTGGGGCCATGGCTGCACGGACGGCTCAACAAAGGCAGCAAGGTGGCGGAGATGACCTACCCCGAAAACGCGACTTTTCCCGAACTGGCCCACATGATCCGCTGGTTTGCCCACTATTTGAAGGGCGAAGACAACGCCGTCGAGAAGGAGCCAGCCGTGCGCTACTACGTCATGGGGGCGACAGGTGAGCCAAGCGCCCCGGGCAACGAATGGCGCAGCACTGTGGACTGGCCACCCAAGTCAACGCCCACCGCCTATTTCCTGCAATCCGACGGTCAGCTTGCCACCAGCGCACCAGCAGCCTCCGGCAGCTCAACCAGCTACGCCAGTGATCCCCGCCAGCCCATGAATATCCCGGGCACCTCCTTCCCAGGGGCCAGAGATTCCCGCCCCTTCGAAGCCCAAAGCGAAGTCCGAACCTGGACCACCGAGGTCCTCACCGCACCCGTGGAATGGACGGGCGAAATCCAGGCCGAGCTCCACATCAGCTCCACCGCCCGAGACACGGACTTCATCATCCGCCTCAGCGATGTGTATCCCGATGGGCGCAGCATGCTGCTCATGGACTACCCCATGCGCGCCCGCTATCGCGAAGGATACGACAAGCAAAAGCTGCTCACGCCCGGCGAACCCACCCGCCTCTCCTTTCACGTCGGACACACCAGTATCATCTTCAACAAAGGCCACCGCATCCGCGTCACCATCGCCTCCACCGGCGCCCCCCTCTACGAACCCAACAACCAGACCGGTGGCCCGCAAACCCGCGACTGGATGAAGAACTCCGTCAAAGCCATCAACACCATCTGGCACGACAGCACCCGCCCCTCGAAGATCATCGCCCCGCAGGTGGGTTCATGAAACCGAGACAGGATTGACAAGATTTTCAGAAGATTTACAAGATCCTTCACGCAACACGTTGGATGAAAAATCGGACAGAGTCTCTTTGAACGCAACGATCAGGACTTGGATTGAGTCTGATCTTGAACTTGCTTCAAGAGGTCCTTCACAAGCATGTTCGCGAGCTGCGTTTGTTTTTCATGAGTCACGGGATCATCATACCTGTGACTCAGCTTGGGAAAATCCACATTGATGGCAGACAGCGCCCAAGAAAATGCATCCAGCTGAATATGAATCGACTGTCTGGCTTTCACTTGGCGACCTTCGGCCAGGAAACCCTCCAATGAAATGAGAAAGTCGAATCGATCAGGCACGACAAGCGCGCCCGATTGACTGCGACTATAGACCAGCAGCACATCGTGCCATCCAGTCTCAAAACTCTGAACAGAGCCGGACCACTCCTTACATGGTTTCTCCGAAAACCCATAGATTCCGGGCTTTAGATGTTGAGACACGCTCCACTGCGCATTGCCAAAGATGCCAAGCAAAGGTGACAGCTTCTCTATGACCATCTGCATAGTTGGAATCCACACCTGACGGGCGTTAGCCTGCACCAACTCCACCGACTTTTCAGGAGGCTTGGCCCGAGCCTGGTGGCGCCGCGCGAAGATGGCCACCTCCTTGTCCACATCATCGGGCTCTTCAATGCTCTCCCCCCTTGCGGCCTTCAAAGATACTTCGAGTGACCAGACCAGCTCGTTTGCCAGATACAAAACGAATGCATCAAGATCCCCAACATCGGCGCGATTTAAGGCCGCCAAATAGTTTTTCTTGTCTCTGCTCTTGATAATGATGGGCGGGTAACCCAGGCGATAAAGCACGTAGTTTACCAGCAATCTCGCCACCCTTCCGTTACCATCGTCAAACGGGTGAATGAGGACGAACTCATGGTGCAACTTTCCGATGATGCGCGTCACATCATCCTCGCCTGATTCGAGGGCGTGTCGCAACCAGGCAATCAATGCCGACATCCTGGCCGGGATATCGATGGGATCTGCAAATTGGAAGATTTCACCAGTAGCAGTTCTCACATTATTGGGAGAGGTCTTGTACTCGCCGGGTATGATCTGCTTGCGTGTCGCCTCTCCCTCAAACGTGGCAGCCGCCTTCCAGAACGGCTCCTTCAGCAGCATCTTGTTGAGCGAGCGGACATCCCCTTCTGTCACCGGTTGGGGAGCTCGCGCGAGTTCCCGCACATAATCGATCGCCAGATCGTGTGCCTTCATCTCCTCGTACTCACGGAAAGCATGCCCTCCTTCGGTCTGACCGAAGATGAGCAGCAACTCCGTTTCTCCGTACGTAAGGGTGTTACCCTCGATGTGGTTGGAGTTGTAGTTCCACTCCAGGCGAAACTTACGCCAGAGGCGATCACGATCCGCGGTTGGGAGAGGCTGGGCGGCATCCCACTCTTGTTTAAGGCGGTCAATCTTGCCAATGACTTCGTCGAGCATCATCTGGGTAGCGGCGATTTCTTGCGTGCGAGCAGCACCCTAACATCAAAGGATCGGGCTGTCACTCAGGCACTCCCAAATCGCCATTCACACTCGAGTCCGCCCCTTTTGCCCATCTTGTAAATCCTTCAAAAATCTTGTAAATCCTGTCTCAATAAGCCCCCGCCCCACCCCTCCGGCCTCACAGAAATCAGTTGCGGCCCCGCCCGGAGCAGACAACGCTGACGGTCTCTATGATCGTTTCCCCTAAAATTCGCGGGTTCATCTGCACCACCGCTCATCCTGAGGGATGTGCAAAGCACGTGGCCGACCAGATTGCGGTCGTGAAGAGCCGCGGCCCTGTGGCGAATGGCCCAAAGAAAGTCCTCGTGATCGGCTCCTCCACCGGGTACGGCCTCTCCTCCCGTATTGCCGCCGCATTTGGCTCGAACGCCGCCACCATCGGGGTGTTTTTTGAGCGCGCTGCCGAAGGCAACCGCACCGGCACCGCCGGCTGGTACAACACGGCCGCTTTTGAGAAAGAAGCCGCCGCCGCGGGCCTCTACGCCCGCTCTTTTAACGGCGACGCCTTCTCGGACGCCATCAAGGCGGAAGTCATTGCCGCCATCAAGGCCGACCTTGGTCAGGTGGATTGCGTGGTGTATAGCCTCGCCTCCCCTCGCCGCACCGATCCGAAGAGCGGTCAGGTGTACAATTCCGTCCTCAAGCCAATTGGTGAGAGCTACACCAACAAGAACCTCAACACCAACACGGGTGTGGTGAACGAGGTCACCATCGAGCCAGCCGCAGGCGATGATCTCGAGCAGACCATCGCCGTCATGGGTGGCGAAGACTGGCTGCTCTGGATCGATGCCCTCCTCGAGGCTGGCGTCCTGGCACAGGGCGTGCAGACCGTTGCCTATTCCTACATCGGGCCTGAAGTGACCTGGCCCATCTACAAGAATGGCACCATTGGCCGTGCCAAGGAAGATGTGGAGCGCGTCCAGAAAGTGCTCGACGCTCACCTCGCCCCTCTCGGCGGCAAGGCCTGGGTCTCCGTCAACAAGGCACTGGTTACTCAGGCTAGCTCCGCCATCCCCGTGGTGCCCCTTTACATTTCCCTCCTCTACAAGGTGATGAAAGATCAAGGGACCCATGAGGACTGCATTGAGCAGATGGACCGTCTCTTCCGCGATCGCATGTACAGCGGCACCCCCCAACCAGACGAGGCCGGCCGCATCCGTGTGGACGACTGGGAAATGGCCCCTGCGGTGCAGGAGCTCGTCGGCCAGCGCTGGAAAGAAGTGAATTCCGAGAACCTCGCCGAACTTGCCGACTTTGAAGGCTACAAGTCCAGCTTCCTCCGCCTCTTTGGCTTCGGTCTGGAAGGCGTGAACTATGAGGCAGACACAGACGTGACCATCGGCATCCCCTCGCTGCCGACGGCCCCTGCTGCCGCCTAAGACGAACTGCTTCACCACAGGACCTGGATCCGATCAGCCCCGGCGGAGACCTCTCCACCGGGGCTGATCATTTTCAGCGGCCTCAACCGCACAGGTTTCAGCATAGCGGTCGGCACTACAGCTCCGACCACAAACAAAACACCGGGACGCAGGACGATCAGGAACTCCTCAGGTCGTCTAGGGCGATCAACCTCGCAGCAGAAAGAACGGCCCATCATCCGGCTGGACTCCGCATTTTTTTGACAGGATTTTCCCCATCAATTCACCAAATTCATCTTGCACCGCGTGCCTCACCTTGGACCTTTGCCAAGGTCTTGATCCACACCCATGTCCACCCCGCCCTACCCCGCTAAAACGCGCCTGACGGGCGCCTCCATCACGGTTTTGATTCTGGCCTGGCTCGCCTGGGCGCTTTTGCTCCTGAGTTATGGCATCGATCTTCTCATCGCTTCCTTCGGACATAGTCCCAACCAGTCCTCCCTCCCCCAGCCGATGAACAACGATTTCACGGCAGTGCTCGTCGCCTGTTCTGTCTTCCAGATCCTTGTTATCGCCTTTGTCCGCTGGTTGGGTCTTCACTTCCTTATCACACCACGCCGCCTCATTCCTGGCACTTGGTCCGCCGCGATCGTCGCCTTGCTGGTCACAGGATTGATTCTCGTCCTGATCAAGTCCATCGAGGTGTACGGGCTGATTCTATGGTTTGGCAGCATGTCCTGGCCGCACTATCTCCCGTTCTATGGGGTCAGCCTGCTCCTGCTATTGGCGCACCTGCCCTGCTTTCTGCTTACTGACCGCGTACTACAGCGTCCTTTGCCCACACCACCAGCCCGTGCCGCCCTGTCAGCATCGAACTGACAGGGCTCACTCGCACCTGGAACGCCCCGGTAGAGCCCAAAGACCGCCGACGGTCCCAAAAGGAGTCACAATCAATCAGCGTCAGCCATTGCTCGACAAGAACGGAGTTCCGCGGCCTATTGGCACCTTCAGGCCGAACCCTTCGCCGGGGAAGTCCTGAACCTCCGTAGCTACGGCGCGCGTCAGGGCACGCTCGATCCCTCCAGCCGCTTCACCGCCGACGGTGCAGTTCAAGCCTACAACCTCCCAGGCTATCAGGCGCGACTGGATGCCCCCCTCGATTCAGAAATCGTCGCTGCCTGGGACCAGGCATTTAAAGAGCTCCAGACCGGAAGATTGAACCACAACCACTCGCGCCATCCATTGCTTCTCTAGAAAAACAAAGCATCACACCCGTGTCGCCCGTAAAGGCTGGCAAAACCCGGGGCACCGTCTTGCTGGAAATGTGGCAGCCCCTTGCGGATCACCCGCACGCCAACCGCACCGTAGCTTTTGGCGACACCGGCACCAAATAGACCGTCAACGCCTTGAGTTCCTCAGCATTCAGACACGCTCATGCAAATATTCGCAATAATGCCGGACAAATCAGACATTATTTCATCGACGGTGCGGTCGGCACCACCATGATGTAGTCGCTTGTTATTGAGTGGGTTTCACGCCAATTCGTGGATGCTTTACCTGACAAATCTGTCAGGTGCTCACTTCACAAAAAATTCTAACGACAAACCCACGTGCTACACTATAGGTAATAGGACTCCACCTGATACCCTTGATGTCCTGTAAACATGAATCAGCACTCAGTACTGATAGTTCACGGCGAACCGCTGGTGCGAGTAGGACTGCGGTCGCTGTTTGAATCACAACGCGCATGCGCAACCTGTGGAGAGACCAGCAACCCGGCAACGGCGCTGGCTCTTGCCACAGAACTGACGCCCCGCTTTGTGCTGTTGGATCTGGTTCTTCCTCAAGGAGACGGCGTCGTGCTCATCAAAGATTTGCATCGCTTTGTCCCATCTTCCCACTTGATCGTCATCAGCAGTCTGGTTGACACAGAGTCGGTGCAGCGCGCCTTCCGTGCCGGTGCCGAGGCTTATGTGACCACTCAAGATGAGCCAGGTGAGGTGCTGGCCGCCATGGATGCCGTACAAGAAGGCCGGCGTTATGCCAGCAACCGCGTTTCCAGCAGTCTTTTGCAGGACCTCTCTTGTGGAGCCTTGGGCCGCCCACGGGACGCTGAGGTGTCACGCCTCTCTGACCGCGAGCTGCAGGTGTTCCGGATGATCGGTCGGGGCATGAGCAGCACCAGCATCGCCCAAGAGCTGGGCGTCAGCAGCAAGACGGTGGAAACCCACCGCCAAAGGATGAAGGACAAGCTTCAGGTGCACAATGGGGCTCAACTGGCCCAGCGCGCCGCCTCATGGTTTGCCTCCATGGCGAAACGCAGCGGCCATCCACAGCCACGCATTGAGCCCATCTCACGTGTTCCACTGCGCCGCCCCAAGGACGCGCCAGTGGAACTGGCCCGCTTCAAGGTTGAATAACGCGGATCGCCAAGTTGGCCGTGCCCACGCCCCCTTGACCATCTCGCGCATAGCCATAGATCCGGTATTCCCCAGGTTGGACAGGCGCGGCGAATGATGCGTTACTTCCTTTAACCTCCAGGATGGATGCCGGGTGGGCAGGTGGCGTCAGCTCGCGGCCTTCCCTGTCCCGCGCTC contains these protein-coding regions:
- a CDS encoding CocE/NonD family hydrolase codes for the protein MRDGKNLSAYLYTPVRDRGQLPAIFEQRYADLTGLGTRKAAADLARAGFAVAMVNYRGTHESEGTWVGYRTMQWGPLRDGYDVCEWLAQQPWCTGKIGTFGSSQGGYAQNYLAVSQPPHLTCQYMVDTGLSLFHEGYRIGGATRPERYVAMGKVARNYADHDALLAEWDLHPNYDTYWQAEDASRHFPRMNVPCFTIGSWYDFMNQGSIASYIGRQKQGGPASRGAQQLLLGPWLHGRLNKGSKVAEMTYPENATFPELAHMIRWFAHYLKGEDNAVEKEPAVRYYVMGATGEPSAPGNEWRSTVDWPPKSTPTAYFLQSDGQLATSAPAASGSSTSYASDPRQPMNIPGTSFPGARDSRPFEAQSEVRTWTTEVLTAPVEWTGEIQAELHISSTARDTDFIIRLSDVYPDGRSMLLMDYPMRARYREGYDKQKLLTPGEPTRLSFHVGHTSIIFNKGHRIRVTIASTGAPLYEPNNQTGGPQTRDWMKNSVKAINTIWHDSTRPSKIIAPQVGS
- a CDS encoding Fic family protein, whose protein sequence is MMLDEVIGKIDRLKQEWDAAQPLPTADRDRLWRKFRLEWNYNSNHIEGNTLTYGETELLLIFGQTEGGHAFREYEEMKAHDLAIDYVRELARAPQPVTEGDVRSLNKMLLKEPFWKAAATFEGEATRKQIIPGEYKTSPNNVRTATGEIFQFADPIDIPARMSALIAWLRHALESGEDDVTRIIGKLHHEFVLIHPFDDGNGRVARLLVNYVLYRLGYPPIIIKSRDKKNYLAALNRADVGDLDAFVLYLANELVWSLEVSLKAARGESIEEPDDVDKEVAIFARRHQARAKPPEKSVELVQANARQVWIPTMQMVIEKLSPLLGIFGNAQWSVSQHLKPGIYGFSEKPCKEWSGSVQSFETGWHDVLLVYSRSQSGALVVPDRFDFLISLEGFLAEGRQVKARQSIHIQLDAFSWALSAINVDFPKLSHRYDDPVTHEKQTQLANMLVKDLLKQVQDQTQSKS
- the fabV gene encoding enoyl-ACP reductase FabV codes for the protein MIVSPKIRGFICTTAHPEGCAKHVADQIAVVKSRGPVANGPKKVLVIGSSTGYGLSSRIAAAFGSNAATIGVFFERAAEGNRTGTAGWYNTAAFEKEAAAAGLYARSFNGDAFSDAIKAEVIAAIKADLGQVDCVVYSLASPRRTDPKSGQVYNSVLKPIGESYTNKNLNTNTGVVNEVTIEPAAGDDLEQTIAVMGGEDWLLWIDALLEAGVLAQGVQTVAYSYIGPEVTWPIYKNGTIGRAKEDVERVQKVLDAHLAPLGGKAWVSVNKALVTQASSAIPVVPLYISLLYKVMKDQGTHEDCIEQMDRLFRDRMYSGTPQPDEAGRIRVDDWEMAPAVQELVGQRWKEVNSENLAELADFEGYKSSFLRLFGFGLEGVNYEADTDVTIGIPSLPTAPAAA
- a CDS encoding LuxR C-terminal-related transcriptional regulator codes for the protein MNQHSVLIVHGEPLVRVGLRSLFESQRACATCGETSNPATALALATELTPRFVLLDLVLPQGDGVVLIKDLHRFVPSSHLIVISSLVDTESVQRAFRAGAEAYVTTQDEPGEVLAAMDAVQEGRRYASNRVSSSLLQDLSCGALGRPRDAEVSRLSDRELQVFRMIGRGMSSTSIAQELGVSSKTVETHRQRMKDKLQVHNGAQLAQRAASWFASMAKRSGHPQPRIEPISRVPLRRPKDAPVELARFKVE